From Plodia interpunctella isolate USDA-ARS_2022_Savannah chromosome 18, ilPloInte3.2, whole genome shotgun sequence, a single genomic window includes:
- the LOC128677877 gene encoding putative nuclease HARBI1 gives MDSDNELFEDLEALEAIELINNPRLFTRPRIYRERSKDFVKYDDKDFFIRYRLSKESVLFILQKIENQLEFNDDRNNSVPPINQVLCALRFYATGNQLMSVADLNGISVATCSRIVKRVSQAIVSLRREFIRFPDTEVEQHIVKEEFYRIARFPNILGCIDCTHIKIQSPGGDDAELFRNRKSYMSINMQTISTAKLLITDVVVCWPGSTHDSTIYQNSQRYTKFEHGDYRGNYLLGDSGYPLKSHLLTPYLNPVSRGQQKYNEAHIKTDNL, from the exons atggataGTGACAATGAATTATTTGAGGATTTAGAAGCATTAGAAGCgatagaattaataaataacccAAGGTTGTTTACACGACCTCGTATATATCGTGAAAGATCGAAAGACTTCGTGAAATATGATGATAAGGATTTCTTCATCAGGTATAGATTATCAAAGgaaagtgttttatttatactacagAAGATAGAAAATCAGCTAGAATTCAACGACGATAG AAACAATTCTGTACCACCAATCAACCAAGTTCTGTGTGCCCTTAGATTTTATGCCACTGGGAATCAATTAATGTCTGTGGCGGATTTAAATGGGATCAGCGTTGCCACTTGCAGCCGAATAGTTAAAAGAGTTTCCCAAGCCATAGTGAGTCTTCGAAGAGAATTCATTAGATTTCCTGATACTGAAGTAGAGCAACATATTGTGAAAGAAGAATTTTACAGAATAGCTCGTTTCCCAAATATTCTTGGGTGTATAGACTGTACACACATAAAGATTCAATCAccag gtGGAGATGATGCAGAACTCTTTAGGAATAGGAAATCTTACATGTCAATTAACATGCAAACAATCAGTACTGCAAAGTTATTGATAACTGATGTTGTAGTATGTTGGCCTGGGTCAACACATGATTCcacaatttatcaaaatagcCAGAGGTATACTAAATTTGAACATGGCGATTACCGagggaattatttattaggagATAGTGGATATCCTttaaag AGCCATCTCCTGACACCATATCTTAATCCAGTTTCTCGTGGACAGCAAAAATATAACGAGGCTCACATAAAAACAGAtaatctgtaa